The sequence CGTCCAGGAGCGCAGGGAGCGGGCCGTGACGCCCTGTTCAGCCAAGGCCTCGCGGCCGGCGGGGCTGTCGAGGTACCGGAGGCGGGCGGCCAGGCCTCGCCGGGAGGTGACGGGCGAGGTGATACCCGAGGAGTGGACGATCCGGTTGAGCTCCAGGATCAGGGCCTCACCGCCCTTCATCCCGCGGGCGTCGTGCTTACCCCAGTCACCCCAGCGAGCCCACAGATTCTCGGATCCTGCCATCAGCGCTTACCCCCCAACGTGTAGGTGCTCTTTTCCTTCACCTGATTCAGGTCCCTGCCCTCCGCGAACACCAACCGCCAATCGCCGATCACGTGCAACTCATCCGTGCCGGAGATCTCCACGACCTGCAATCCGGCCTTGTGAATTTTGTTGGCTTTCATCCACAGATTCGCGAACGCTTTCGCGCGCATGATGTGCATCCAGTCCGGGCGCCGCATATCCCGATTCGCGGTGGATTCACCCAGGGTGGAGACCAACTTAGAATACATTGATTTCACATAATTCACGGTCAGTTCATCGCCCTCGGCAAGAGCCGTCTTACGAACTTCCGCAAGGGCGCGTCGGAGCTTTTCCAACAGGACTTCTGTGCCGCCGGAAACGAGCGAGCGGTGAATTACCGGGGTGTCGGTGAGGCCTTCGCGGGCGCAGTCGAGGAGCAGTCGGAGGGTGGATTCGCTGACCCACAACTCCCCCGGCTCCATCCGGTTGCCCAGCGGGTTGGGCAGGTCGGTGTGCTCCCACTCGGCCGGAGTGAGCAGGTGGATCCCGGACTTCTTCCGGTCGTGGACGCCGCTGGTGTCCTCGCGGAGCTGTCCGATCGGCAACCAGCACTTGAAGGCCGACAGGTAGGCCGCGTTCATGTCGAGGGCGGTCACCTCGAACGTCTCGCCCTTCTTGGCCGCCTGGAAGATGTGGGGGTTGCGCCACTTCGGGCGGCCCTCCCAGATCTCGTCCGACCCCTTCTGGGAGCGCTTGCGCAGCACGTCGGCGGTCGGCGGGAACTCCGAGTGCTCGTACCGGCCCCCGACCCGCGAGGCCTTGAACAAGGCCATCACGTCCGGGATCGCGGACTTGATGAGCGCGGCCTGGGCGGCGGCCAGGTCCCCCGTGCACTCCTCCAGCACCTCGTGCACCCGGCCCGTGATCTCGTCGACGAGCGTCCCGGAGGCGTAGGCCCGGGGCCCCCGCACCACGGCCGGCCCCGTCCTGGCCGGCTCCGGCGCGGGCTCGACCTCGACCTCGGGTTCAGGCTCCGGAGTGACGGGCTCCACCGCGACGGGCTCCGCCGGCTTCGGGGCCGGCGGCTCGGCGGGGAGCTGCTGCGGGACGGGGGCCGGTGCGGGTGCTGCCGGGGCCGACGCCGGGCCCGGGGCCGGGGGTACGGCGGCGACGGCGGCCGCGCACTCCTCGGCACTCAGGTGCTGCGGGAACCCTTCCAGTTCGTCACCGGTCGGCTGCCCGCACAGCACACACAACCCCACCGGTGCTGCGGGGGCGGGCGCGGCGGCGGCCGGCTCGGCGGCGAACAGGGCGGCGGGGGCCGGCTGCGCGATGGCCGAGGGAGCCACGGCGTCCGCGGGGCGCAGGGCAGGGATCGAGCCGTGGAGTACACCGACCGCGTGCGTGGGACCGGCCAGCAGGTCCAGGAAATGCAGACCGAAGTGCTCGGCGAGCCGGTCAACGTCCTCCAGCGACCAGTGCTGGCGCCCCGCCTGTTTGCGTGAGACCTGCGCCTGCGACAGGCCGAGGCCGTCGGCGAGGTCGTTCTGGCGCTCACCGGTGCGCGTCATCAGCGCTGCAACCGTGAGCCTGAGGAGATCCTCAACACCCATCATGCACGCTACTTTAGCATGCTCAATACTGATTCCGCATACTCAATGCATGAATTGAGTATGCGTTTTGGCTGGGTAGGTGCCCCTGGTCCGGGCGTAGCGGGGTTCGTCGTGTCGGACGACGTCAGAACGTAAGTGGGAGACGACACGAGATGTCAGTGGTCGGCGACATGGGGTGTGTCAGTAGGCGGTGACGACTCGGAGAGCGTCCGGAGGCTGTGGAGCACGTTGTCCTGCAAGCGGTCGAGGATGTCGCCGTGGGTGACCATCTCGGTGGCGGCGAGGTCTTCGAGGGCCTGGCGCTGGGCGGCGTGGTGCGGGTCGATCCCGCCGTCGCCCCAGACGCGCAGGAGGGCCTCCGCCTCGGAGGACTTGGTCGGTCCGCGTACAGAGGCGTGCGGCTTCCTCCGCCCGGTGGCTTCTACCGGCCCGCCCCCGTTGAAGGACGTGTGAGTACCAAGCCAAACGCAGGAGCGGGCGCCGGGCTGGATCGCGAGGCGGGACCGGCCGGTCATGTTGGGCCACGGCCGCCGGCCCCGCCGACATCGGTGTTCCCCCCAGGGGGACAGGAGCGGTCGATCGTTCATCCGGCGACCGCGCCTGTCCCGGGCGTGCCCTCGTCGAGGACCGCTCTTCGACCTACACGGGAGGTACTGCGTCGAAGATCATCGCCACGACGCCGGTGTAGTCGCCCGGCTGGAAGGTCGTCCCCTTCGCGCTGATTTTGAGCGGGGCCCTGTAATTGACATCCGACTCGGCTTCCCCGACCACCATCTGGGGCGTGAGTGTCAGTTCACGGGTGCGGACGGCCCCGGCGCCGTCCTGCGCGGGGGCCGGTTCGACGCTGCCCTCGGGGGCTGCCGTGATCAGCTGGGGGAGGGCGAGGGCGATGTCCGCGGCAAGGTCGCCGGGCTCACGTCCGAGGGCTTCAGCGGTCCGGGTGAGCTCGTCCTGCCCGATGACCAGGGTGATCTGTTCGGCGGTCACCGGCTCGTTGGGCCCGGAGCCGACCCAGGACCGCAACTGCGGTTCCAGGCCGGCGTCCGCGAGGTCCTTCACAGAGATCGACAGGGTGGTCGGCGTCGGTGCGCCGTCGTTCACGGGATCGGTCATGAAGGAACCCTCCCACCATCCAACCGCCGGAAGATGGAAACCGACGGGTTCCCGGATTCCGGAAGCAGATTGGCCACGAACCCGGTGCCCGAGATCCGTTCTGACCGAGAGTCTGCAGTGGGTTCGTCACCATTCGCTGGGTAGTACGCGGGACATCCCTGCGGCGGGAGGCTGACCCTTAGGCCGATAATCATGGGCTTGAGGCAGCGGTCGATCTGTCTCTGGGGCCGAGGCGGGCGCACTCCGGGGTTTGACGGACGCCATGATCGGCTTCCGGCCAGTGAGTTGAAGTCAGTAGTTGTCCGATTACGGTGCGTCATGAAAGGCTCCGGCCTGGCAGGCAACGGGCCTGCTGGTGAGGAGCCAACGTGTCCGAGACCACGCCCAACTCAAAGGGCCCCGCCAAGGTTCAGTTCCTGGAGCAGGGGGCGAGCCTTGGTCTGACTCCCGCACCCGGGGCCACGACACCCGACGTGTCAGCCGCGCCTCTGGAGAAGAGGGTCGACGTTCGGTCGCCCTCCGCCGCGCTCGACTTCATCAGGACAACCGAGGGGCACCTCGATGAGCTGACCGGTGTCCTGCAGCGGATGCGGGTGCTGTCGATCCAGTCGGCGAACGGCACCTACAGCGAAGAGGACCGCTCGGCGATCCAGATCGAGGTCGACCAGCTGACCGACGAGATCGCCAGAGTCGCCGACCAGGCCGACTTCAACAAGATGAAATTGCTCAGCGACGCCTCGGCCGAGGCCAACGTACAGGCGGCCGACGAGCTGGGCATGATGCCCGCGAAGATCAACACACCGGCGTCACTCGCGAACGCCCAGGCATCGTGGACACTGCGCGTGCACGTGGGCGCGAATACCGACGAGGCATTGGCAGTGAACATCTTCGCTGCCGACATCCAGCATCTCTTCGCCGGCGAGGCGGCCACCCCCGCGGATCAGGGCGCAGCCACCCCGGCCGATCAGCAGGGCGGAGTCGCCGTGGCGGGCCCGGTGAATGTCATGACGGCGATCGACGCAAACTCGACCATCGCAAAGATCGACGTCGCGATCAAGACTGTCACGGCCCAGCGATCGAACCTCGGGGCGTTCTCCAACCGTCTGGAGTCGGCCATCCGAAGCAACGACTACGCAGTGGAAAACCTGACGGCGAGCGACACAGGCATCGAAGGGGCTTGATGGTCGAGAGCGCGAAGGCTGAGTCCTGAGCGGTCCCTGTTCGGTGATTTACTCCGAGGCACCGTTCAGTCTCCGGACCGAGCCGACCGTGGTCACGCGCTCCTGCGGTGAAGTCTGGTCCGGCGACGCCAGACCAGACCTGCTTCTCACCGCTGGTTGAATCCACCCGGCGTACCGCTTCACGCACGACGGCTCCTCGATGCCCGGCGGGGGGGCAAGTACGCGACCGCCGACCGCAGCGCATTTTCTCGCCAACTGGACTCCAGCGGCGTGCGTGGCGACACCGGGGCCGGAGACTCCCTCCCCCGCCCGGCCGTGTGGCCGGCTGGCTGCCCTTCCGGCTCAGGGCCGTCAGCCGACCACAGCCTCCTCGGTTCACTGCCGGAGGTGTGCGGACAGCGATCTACGGGGCAATGGGACCGATTCTCTTGTCGGGGTGTGCCGACAGGACCTATCGGGTGGCGGAGAGGTTGGACAGGCCGAAGAGGTCCATCAGCCGAACGGGGTCGGCGCTGAGACGAGCCTCGTCGACGATTCGGTCCACGCGCAGGCGGCCGGCCGGCAGGCCGACTCGCTGGAAGAGCAACTGAACCACGCCGGCGCTGATGGGCGGGCCGGAGTCGTCGACGGCGGTGTTGCGGGTGACGAAGAAGTGGGGATTGGAGCTGTCGGGCCAGCGCTGGTGGCGCTGGAGCTCCCACGCTGTGGCCAGGCCCAGGGTGAAGACGTCGAGGTAGATGACGTGGTCCATGCGTCCCGCCCGGCGCAGGCGCAGTCGGCCCTTGCTGCGGTCGAGGTCGGTTCGCCGGAGGTGGGCGAGCTGTCCGGGGAGAAGGGCGTAGATGGCGACGAGGGCGACCATGAGGCGGTCGCGCGGGTCATCGAGGCGGTCCAGGAGACCGGCAATGCGGTCGGAAGGCAGCGCGGTCGGCACGGATCGGCTGCTGGTGAGGGAGACACTGCGGGCCAGGTCTCGGAACACGAGGCGTTCGCGTTTGAGGGCCCTGAAGAAGGAGCGCAGTGCGGTGTGCAGGCGGCGGGCCTGGTCACTGCGGAGCGGGTCCAGGGCGTCCTCGATGTGCTTCCTGGTGATCTCACGGGGATCGGTGAGCCCGTCGGCGATCCACGCTTCGAGGGTGCCCTAGATGGCGATCACGTAGTTCTCGATGGTCTTGGGGCTGCGGGCCCGGCTGGAGGTGCGGCCCTGGCCGAGGAGTACGTACCGCGGTGGAGAACGCCGGGCGGGCGATGGCAGTGGCGTGGTGCCGGGCTCGGGCGATGCACGAGTCGGTGGGCGGTCGCGCAGCGAGCAGACCGCGTAGGCGGAGGTAGGGCCCGTCGGCGTGCGCGGTGATCAGGGTGAGGGCGTCGTGGCCCGTCACCCCGACGTCCTCGCGGGCCTGCTTCAGGCATCCGGCTACCTGGCCGAGCACGAGACCTTCGTCACCGTCTTCGAGAAGATCCTGGACGAGCAGAAGTGGGAGACCCGGGCGGTCATCCAGCTGACCATCGACGGGTACTCGGACACCGAGATCGCGGACAAGCTGAAGATCACCAACGCGGCGGTGCGCATGCGCAGGAGCCGCTTCCGTGGGGTCGTCTACCAGGCCGCCCGGGAGCGGCGTATCCGGATCCCTGAGCAGCTCCACACCAAGGCCAAGATCAACCGCGCCAAGCAGCAGGCAGGTGCCGCGTGAACACGCCCGCCCCGACGTGCAGGTGCGGGTACGTCTCGTACATCGTTCCGCCGCCCGTGGGGGCGGCCGGGGCCGGGAGCAGCCCGCCCACCCCGTCGGGGTCGACGGTCTCGGCGTGCGCGGCCCCGGACATGACGGCGAGCGTGGTGAGCACCGCCATGACCGGGATGGCCACCGTCCGGCCCCGCAGGCGCCGCATCACCTGACCTCCCGGGACAGCGCGGACAGCACCGCGTCCACGGGGGCCGTCAGGTCGGTGTCGGCGACGTCCTCGCTCTGGGCCACCCACCAACCGCCCGCTTCCTGCGTCATGCGCAGCGCCACGAAGGACGTGTGCGGCCGCTTGCCGGGCCAGGTGACGGCGTGGGAGGTCATCACGCCCCAGCCGGCCGGGTATCGGGACGTGGCCGGGACCTGCACGGCGGGTCGGTCGACGACGACGGGCCCGCCCGGTGATCCGGGCGGGGCGTTTGTCGTTAACGAGCAGGCCCGTTGCCGGGCCACGGGTCAGCGCCGGCAGACGGCGACCCCGACGCCGACCGCCGCAGCCAGAGCCCCGGCCACCGTCGCCACCGTCGCAATCGGCCCGGTGAGCGACGGGTGGGCGACGCACATGTAACCGGCCGTTGCGAGGACCACGGCGCCGACGATGACCAGGCACAGCGTCAGGAGCGGGTCCGTGGCCGGCTGCTGGGGCGGCCGCGGGGGCTGCTGCTGAGGGGTCTGGGGCTGCGGGTCGGTAGCGGTGGACATGGGGTTCCCTCCCGAAAGAGCGGCCCCGGACGATCCGCGGACATGGCGCTGCACACCTCTCCCGGGGGTTGCAGTCTGCGCACTCCGGTGAGGGGCAGACAGCACAGTGCGGAACGCGGGGGTTAGCCGCGCAACCCCACCAGTGCAGGGCCGAGGAGTTCGTTCGATGTCGTCGGGCCGGACGACCGGCAGAGCTCCGCGCAGACGTCCTCGCGCGCAGGACACTGTCCTGGTGAACACTCGACGCGTCTTGGGCACGGGCCCCCGCGCCTCCGCTGCCTCCGCCGGATCCCGCAGGGCCCGCCTTGCCGCCGAGGGCACCGCGCCGGCTCCCCCGGCAGAGTCCGCCCCCGAGCCCCAGTCCGTACCCGGCCGCCGCACACTCGGCGAAGGCCCCACACGCCACTGACCAGTTCGCACCTCACTGGCCCGTGCCAGCGTCTTCGTTGCAGGAGCATGCACGCCGCCCAGGAAGCATGGGCGCTCAGCCAGATTTGGCGCGTAGGACCGTTGTGCCCAAGCTGCACCTGGTGGACCATCGCGCGATGGCGATGTGGGAGACGATCCTTGCAACGGTTAGTGGCCTTGGCGGGGCGGGCCTCGGCGCCGGCGGCGCCCTCTTGGTGCAGCGGGCGAAACGACGTGACGATGCCGCAGCCGCAGCCGCAACCGCCCGGCGAGCGGAGGAAGAGCTCACACTGGAGATCATCGCCGCAGCACGCGCTGCGGCCAGGGCGTGGCTGATTGCTGCTGAGCGCGCGATCAGCGACCTGCAGCTGGGCCGGGCTGTCGACGCCGAGCGCTATGACGGGCAGCTGCAAGCGGAGCTGAGGGAGTTCACCTCGGGGCTGTATCGCATGGCGGGCCGCCGGCTTCCCGACACCCGGCTGACAGGCACCTGGACCCGCCCGGCTGGTCCCTTCGACTCCCGTCCGCTCGTGGACCAACTCTCAGATACCTCTCAGCGCATTCGTGAGGCTATCCATCACGGCACAGGGTCGCCGCTGCCGCAGACGGAACTCGAAGGAACCCTTACGGAGGCACGCTCCACCTTCTGGGCGATCAACGAATTCTTGATTCGGAACACCCAAGCCCTCACTGAACAGTTGTTCCCGCCCCCGATGGAACAGTTGCTTCCGCCCCCGATGATGGCCCCAGCCCCCGACTGGGCGGCGCACTCGGCGCCTGGCCAACCGCATGAATGACGGGGGGACCGGCACCCACATGAGGCAGTCAGACGCAAGTACCGACGCGCTTCCAGAACTCGACAACACAGTCCTGCGCCGCCACAGACCGTTCCCGGTTCTGACAAACAATCGCTGCTGCCTCTCGGCGACAAAGCCAGCCCCGTCATGGGTGACGCTCCCTCGCCCGTCGGCGTGTGGCCCTGTACAGCCCTGTGCTGGCCTGATGGGCGGTCAAGCGGCGTGGATATCTCGGGGGGTGGCGTTGATCGCCGTACGGGGCGCGCAGGGCTGCGTACGGGCAGTCACGGACATGGGCCCGCCCGGCACCTGAACGGGCACCGGGCAGGTCTTGAACGGGGCCTAGGAAGCCAGGGCGGCCTTCGCCGCCTCGTATAGGGCGTTCGGGTGCGAAAGCGACCACGGGGCCGGAGCGGCCGCCTGCTGCTCTTGGACGTCGGCGGTGACGTCCGGCACGGGGGCCTCAAGAACGGGTTCGTTCTCGAAGTGGCCGGGGGCGAACGGGTCCTCCTCGACCGGGAAGGCGTCGGCCTCGGGGTCGGCGGGGTCCTGGTCGTGGGCGGCGTGGAGGGGGGCAGGGACAACCGGCCGGGCCGCGGCGGCGTCCAGTGCGGCGAACTGCTCGGTGAGTTCGGCGCGGAGGCGGGCGGTCTCCTCAGCCTCGGCGGCCGCGGCGGCCTCCCGGGCTGCCCGGCGGGCGGCGGCCTCCTCGCGGCGCGTGTTCTCCTCCAGAGCCTCCCCGTGCGCCTGCTCCCGTTCCTCCGCCAACTGCCGGGCCCGGAGCTCCGCCGCGGCCGCAGCGCGAACCTGCTGCTCGGCGAGGAGCTGCGCCCCCTTCGCCTGGGCGATCCGCTCCGCGGCTCGGTACTGGCAGGTGTTGCACTCCTCGCCGGTGTTGAGGAACACCCCGGCCTCACAGTTCGGGTGGTCGCACTCGTGGGTGGTGAGCAGCGCGGCGAGGTAGCCGGCCGGTCGGGCGATCCGATCCCCGTCCTTGTAGCCAGCGCTTGAACGGAGAGGGCCCCCGGCCTGGTGCCACCCGATGCTCAGCCGGAGCGCGGCGTGCTCGGGGCGGCGCGGGTACATCGCGTACGGCCCCCGAGCGGGCGTCCGCGTAGTGCCCGAGGAACTCCCGTACCGCGCGGCGCAGGGTGGAGATGCGGGCGGCCGGGGAGGTCAGCACCCCGAGGTCGTCGAGCATCGCGTACACCTCGCCCTCACCGGCCACCGGCTTCAGCTCCGAGACCTGAAGAGGGCCCTTCGCTGCCCGCTTCTTCGGCTTCGCCGCCGCGGCGCCGGCCTCCTCCCCCTCCTCCGTTGCTGCCGACTCCGAGGAGTCCGCCCTCCGTGTCGGGATCCCACTGGGCGAAGCCCCATGGATCGGCTGCGGCGGCGTCCGCGCCTAAGCCCACATGAGGCCGCCTGCGCGCCTCCCACGGTTCCTGCTGCGGGAGGAGACAGGGCGTCACACGCGTCCGCACACACGCGACCTGAGGACCCTTACGCAGGGCCCGGACGCCCTTCAACCCACAGCGTCGGCTGGGCGGACCCCTGCGGGCCCGCCCAGCCGACGCTTCGGTTCAGACCCTCTCGGTCAGACGACAGACGTCCTCCCCGGACATCGCTTCGGCAGAGGCTTCGTCCTCTGTCCCAAGCCGGTCACTGATCCGCCGGCACACCTGTCCGAACTTCCGGCGCAGCCGCGCCACCTTGGGCGCCCAGTACTCCCGCACCAGCACACCCAGGTGCTTGACGACCGGCGGCACCACGACCACCAGGACGACTCCGACGGCCACGGCCGCCACGATCGGATACTCCGCGGCCAGCGACATGACCGCGTCGATGATGCTCTTCAACTTGATCTCCACATCGATGAACGGGCGCAGCGCCCGATCGGAGATCAGGCAGTCAGCACCCAGAAAGGGCTGGAGGCATCGAGCTGGAGACCGAGTTCCGGCCCACGGGGAACTTCGGGTGAAGCCATCCGGATCACACCGCACGGAGAGCACGCGAGCGGCGGCCCATGGTCGACGTACTCGTACGCAGCCGGGGACAACCACCGCTGGATGGCCAGCAGGAGGTCAGCCCGCCACACCGCGATCATGTCGGCAAGCGCGGCAAGGTCGCCGAACTCCGCTACGTGGAGGAGGGCGAGGGGCCTTGCTTCGCGTTCGCGCCAACCGAAGCTGCTCGTCGGCAGGACATCGTCGACGGTCTGTGCCAACAGCCCCGCCGACAGCACATACGCGCCGAAAATCTCGGGACCGCTGGCCCCCTTCGCGGGCCGCTCGTCCTCGTACTTGTACGTGTACCCGTACTCGTGTGGCCGCCGAAGTTCATCGACTCGCGCCTGCGAAACCTCACCGAAGGCCTCGCCCAAGAGCACGCCGAACGCGCCACGAGCGTCCTCGGCAGCCGCCGAACCACGCCGAAACGCCTCAAGAAGTGAGGTCAGGCGCGATTGGCCGGACCACATCACGCCCAAGCGCGTCGCTCGGCCCGGCCTCTGCACGAGGGTTTCGGTCAGGGTCTCGGCCCCCCGAAGCGTGTCCTGGTATGGGAGACCGTCGAGCATGGCAAGGGCGAGGCGGTACGTGGAGTCGGCCAATTCCTGACTCGGAGCAGGAGCAAGGATCGAGATCACGGGACTCGTGTCTCGGTCCCTCTGCTCCACCGTCGTCATACCGACAAGCGTACCGGCGCCGTGAGACGGTCCGTCGAGGTTTGCAGCCCGGTGGTACTGCTTCCGAAGAACCGGGCACCGGGCCTCACCCGCACACGCCATGTCGGCGCGAGGGCGCGGCCGCCCCCGGCCTGCGACGGCCTCGCGCCGGACGGCTCCACCCGAGAACAGGATCCCGTCGGCTCGGAACGGGCGGCCCCACCCAACCGCCTGAACCGCCGGCACCCTGCCGCTCCGGCACCCGACGTCACAGGCGGCTCGCTGAGCGCCTGTCACAGAGCCCTGAAGCCGAGGAGGCTCGGGCAACCCGCGCGTCCGCGTATGAGGCGCCTACAGCCCACACGGAGGGCTTTCGGCCAAGGGTGTGCCCGGCGCCCCGTATTGGGGCACTGGGCGAGTGGGTGGTTCTACCGGCCGAGCGGGGCAAGACGGGCCTGTGCCTGCTGCTCACGCCACGCCAGGTACTCCGCGCTCGGCGGCGGTGCCAACCCCCACGAGCTGTCCTCCTCGGGGCCGGGTTCCTCGGCCGGTC comes from Streptomyces virginiae and encodes:
- a CDS encoding helix-turn-helix domain-containing protein, which encodes MMGVEDLLRLTVAALMTRTGERQNDLADGLGLSQAQVSRKQAGRQHWSLEDVDRLAEHFGLHFLDLLAGPTHAVGVLHGSIPALRPADAVAPSAIAQPAPAALFAAEPAAAAPAPAAPVGLCVLCGQPTGDELEGFPQHLSAEECAAAVAAVPPAPGPASAPAAPAPAPVPQQLPAEPPAPKPAEPVAVEPVTPEPEPEVEVEPAPEPARTGPAVVRGPRAYASGTLVDEITGRVHEVLEECTGDLAAAQAALIKSAIPDVMALFKASRVGGRYEHSEFPPTADVLRKRSQKGSDEIWEGRPKWRNPHIFQAAKKGETFEVTALDMNAAYLSAFKCWLPIGQLREDTSGVHDRKKSGIHLLTPAEWEHTDLPNPLGNRMEPGELWVSESTLRLLLDCAREGLTDTPVIHRSLVSGGTEVLLEKLRRALAEVRKTALAEGDELTVNYVKSMYSKLVSTLGESTANRDMRRPDWMHIMRAKAFANLWMKANKIHKAGLQVVEISGTDELHVIGDWRLVFAEGRDLNQVKEKSTYTLGGKR
- a CDS encoding YidB family protein — its product is MTDPVNDGAPTPTTLSISVKDLADAGLEPQLRSWVGSGPNEPVTAEQITLVIGQDELTRTAEALGREPGDLAADIALALPQLITAAPEGSVEPAPAQDGAGAVRTRELTLTPQMVVGEAESDVNYRAPLKISAKGTTFQPGDYTGVVAMIFDAVPPV
- a CDS encoding flagellin N-terminal helical domain-containing protein, which translates into the protein MSETTPNSKGPAKVQFLEQGASLGLTPAPGATTPDVSAAPLEKRVDVRSPSAALDFIRTTEGHLDELTGVLQRMRVLSIQSANGTYSEEDRSAIQIEVDQLTDEIARVADQADFNKMKLLSDASAEANVQAADELGMMPAKINTPASLANAQASWTLRVHVGANTDEALAVNIFAADIQHLFAGEAATPADQGAATPADQQGGVAVAGPVNVMTAIDANSTIAKIDVAIKTVTAQRSNLGAFSNRLESAIRSNDYAVENLTASDTGIEGA